From the genome of Triticum aestivum cultivar Chinese Spring chromosome 3B, IWGSC CS RefSeq v2.1, whole genome shotgun sequence, one region includes:
- the LOC123068501 gene encoding probable zinc metalloprotease EGY2, chloroplastic isoform X1 encodes MSSSPPCPPPSRATSSYGCCCHRPLLASTSAPARSRGARLTLTLRSPSLPPPAGPLSRSGSRRVACRAADEPEPAASNGDEAVADAPSPPADSVVQEDAAAEADSGADNTKDESPNAEPLNSALTSLQNIDRYAKAAADSAAQTKDESPNAEPVSAAVTSLQNIDRYVNAAADSTAQTKDESPNAEPVSASDTVQNIDGDATAAADSAAQEQLVEVDVNVASGSPLPGMKQQLEEAVSIPKATVDILKDQVFSFDTFFVTSHEPYEGGILFKGNLRGVPAKSFEKITTRLENKFGDEFKVFLLINPEDEKPVAVVVPKQTVEPATGSVPEWAAAGAFGVVTIFTLLLRNVPVLQDNLLSTFDNLELLKDGLPGALVTGLIVGVHEIGHILAARDAGVKLSVPYFVPSWQIGSFGGITRIVNIVRNRGDLLKVAAAGPVAGFSLGFGLLLLGFTLPPSDGLGIIVDPAVFHQSFLLGGLAKLILGDVLKEGTQLSINPLVLWAWAGLLINAINSIPAGELDGGRIALAMWGRKVSSRLGSVTIALLGLSSLFSDVAFYWAVLIFFLQRGPIAPLSEEITEPENRYIGLGVTILFLGLLVCLPYPFLFDPSQVTDFDF; translated from the exons ATGAGCTCTTCTCCTCCTTGCCCGCCGCCGTCGCGGGCCACGTCGTCGTACGGATGCTGCTGCCACCGCCCGCTCCTCGCGTCCACCTCCGCGCCGGCGAGGAGCAGAGGCGCTCGCCTCACGCTCACGCTCCGCTCCCCATCCCTCCCGCCTCCCGCCGGCCCTCTCAGCAG GTCGGGGAGCCGGAGGGTCGCATGCCGAGCGGCCGACGAGCCTGAGCCAGCCGCCAGCAATGGCGACGAGGCTGTGGCTGATGCCCCATCGCCTCCAGCCGACAGTGTTGTCCAAGAAGATGCAGCTGCAGAGGCCGATTCTGGTGCAGACAAT ACGAAAGATGAATCCCCGAATGCAGAGCCGCTAAACTCCGCTCTCACATCGCTTCAGAACATCGACCGGTATGCTAAAGCAGCCGCTGACAGCGCTGCGCAG ACGAAAGATGAATCCCCGAATGCAGAGCCGGTAAGCGCCGCTGTCACATCACTTCAGAACATCGACCGGTATGTCAATGCAGCCGCTGACAGCACTGCGCAG ACGAAAGATGAATCCCCGAATGCAGAGCCGGTAAGCGCTAGCGACACGGTTCAGAACATCGACGGAGATGCGACTGCAGCCGCTGACAGCGCTGCGCAG GAGCAGCTGGTGGAGGTTGATGTTAATGTTGCTAGTGGCTCTCCTTTGCCTGGAATGAAG CAACAGCTTGAAGAAGCTGTGAGTATCCCCAAGGCTACAGTAGACATCCTAAAGGATCAAGTTTTCAGTTTTGACACGTTCTTCGTGACCAGCCACGAGCCTTATGAG GGTGGAATACTATTTAAAGGGAACTTGCGTGGTGTGCCAgccaaaagttttgaaaagatcaCAACTCGACTAGAG AACAAATTTGGCGATGAATTTAAGGTTTTTCTTCTCATCAATCCAGAGGATGAGAAGCCAGTTGCAGTAGTTGTACCTAAGCAGACAGTGGAGCCTGCCACTGGAT CCGTCCCAGAGTGGGCTGCTGCTGGTGCATTCGGAGTAGTTACCATCTTCACTCTGTTGCTTCGGAATGTACCTGTCCTTCAGGACAACTTGCT ATCAACATTTGATAACCTTGAGCTATTGAAAGATGGACTTCCTGGTGCCTTGGTAACTGGACTCATAGTAGGGGTTCATGAAATTGGACATATCCTTGCTGCTAGGGATGCTGGGGTCAAGCTTTCGGTACCATATTTTGTTCCTAGCTGGCAG ATAGGATCTTTTGGTGGCATCACCAGAATAGTCAATATTGTCCGCAATCGCGGGGACCTGCTCAAGGTAGCAGCTGCTGGACCGGTTGCGGGGTTTTCGCTCGGATTTGGTCTTCTTCTGCTGGGCTTCACGTTACCTCCAAGTGACGGTCTTGGTATCATCGTAGATCCCGCCGTATTTCATCAATCATTTCTTCTTGGTGGTCTTG CAAAACTTATTCTTGGAGATGTTCTAAAAGAAGGAACACAACTATCCATCAACCCTCTGGTTTTGTGGGCTTGGGCTGGTCTCCTGATCAATGCCATCAACAGCATCCCCGCGGGAGAGCTCGACGGTGGCCGCATAGCGCTTGCCATGTGGGGAAGAAAG GTATCATCCCGGCTTGGCAGCGTCACCATTGCGTTGCTCGGGCTCTCGTCGCTCTTCAGCGACGTCGCCTTCTACTGGGCGGTACTCATCTTCTTCCTGCAGAGGGGCCCGATCGCTCCCCTCTCCGAGGAGATAACGGAGCCCGAGAACAGATACATCGGCCTCGGCGTCACCATTTTGTTCCTGGGGCTGCTGGTCTGCCTGCCCTACCCGTTCCTCTTCGACCCTTCGCAAGTTACTGATTTCGACTTCTGA
- the LOC123068501 gene encoding probable zinc metalloprotease EGY2, chloroplastic isoform X2 translates to MSSSPPCPPPSRATSSYGCCCHRPLLASTSAPARSRGARLTLTLRSPSLPPPAGPLSRSGSRRVACRAADEPEPAASNGDEAVADAPSPPADSVVQEDAAAEADSGADNTKDESPNAEPLNSALTSLQNIDRYAKAAADSAAQTKDESPNAEPVSAAVTSLQNIDRYVNAAADSTAQTKDESPNAEPVSASDTVQNIDGDATAAADSAAQEQLVEVDVNVASGSPLPGMKLEEAVSIPKATVDILKDQVFSFDTFFVTSHEPYEGGILFKGNLRGVPAKSFEKITTRLENKFGDEFKVFLLINPEDEKPVAVVVPKQTVEPATGSVPEWAAAGAFGVVTIFTLLLRNVPVLQDNLLSTFDNLELLKDGLPGALVTGLIVGVHEIGHILAARDAGVKLSVPYFVPSWQIGSFGGITRIVNIVRNRGDLLKVAAAGPVAGFSLGFGLLLLGFTLPPSDGLGIIVDPAVFHQSFLLGGLAKLILGDVLKEGTQLSINPLVLWAWAGLLINAINSIPAGELDGGRIALAMWGRKVSSRLGSVTIALLGLSSLFSDVAFYWAVLIFFLQRGPIAPLSEEITEPENRYIGLGVTILFLGLLVCLPYPFLFDPSQVTDFDF, encoded by the exons ATGAGCTCTTCTCCTCCTTGCCCGCCGCCGTCGCGGGCCACGTCGTCGTACGGATGCTGCTGCCACCGCCCGCTCCTCGCGTCCACCTCCGCGCCGGCGAGGAGCAGAGGCGCTCGCCTCACGCTCACGCTCCGCTCCCCATCCCTCCCGCCTCCCGCCGGCCCTCTCAGCAG GTCGGGGAGCCGGAGGGTCGCATGCCGAGCGGCCGACGAGCCTGAGCCAGCCGCCAGCAATGGCGACGAGGCTGTGGCTGATGCCCCATCGCCTCCAGCCGACAGTGTTGTCCAAGAAGATGCAGCTGCAGAGGCCGATTCTGGTGCAGACAAT ACGAAAGATGAATCCCCGAATGCAGAGCCGCTAAACTCCGCTCTCACATCGCTTCAGAACATCGACCGGTATGCTAAAGCAGCCGCTGACAGCGCTGCGCAG ACGAAAGATGAATCCCCGAATGCAGAGCCGGTAAGCGCCGCTGTCACATCACTTCAGAACATCGACCGGTATGTCAATGCAGCCGCTGACAGCACTGCGCAG ACGAAAGATGAATCCCCGAATGCAGAGCCGGTAAGCGCTAGCGACACGGTTCAGAACATCGACGGAGATGCGACTGCAGCCGCTGACAGCGCTGCGCAG GAGCAGCTGGTGGAGGTTGATGTTAATGTTGCTAGTGGCTCTCCTTTGCCTGGAATGAAG CTTGAAGAAGCTGTGAGTATCCCCAAGGCTACAGTAGACATCCTAAAGGATCAAGTTTTCAGTTTTGACACGTTCTTCGTGACCAGCCACGAGCCTTATGAG GGTGGAATACTATTTAAAGGGAACTTGCGTGGTGTGCCAgccaaaagttttgaaaagatcaCAACTCGACTAGAG AACAAATTTGGCGATGAATTTAAGGTTTTTCTTCTCATCAATCCAGAGGATGAGAAGCCAGTTGCAGTAGTTGTACCTAAGCAGACAGTGGAGCCTGCCACTGGAT CCGTCCCAGAGTGGGCTGCTGCTGGTGCATTCGGAGTAGTTACCATCTTCACTCTGTTGCTTCGGAATGTACCTGTCCTTCAGGACAACTTGCT ATCAACATTTGATAACCTTGAGCTATTGAAAGATGGACTTCCTGGTGCCTTGGTAACTGGACTCATAGTAGGGGTTCATGAAATTGGACATATCCTTGCTGCTAGGGATGCTGGGGTCAAGCTTTCGGTACCATATTTTGTTCCTAGCTGGCAG ATAGGATCTTTTGGTGGCATCACCAGAATAGTCAATATTGTCCGCAATCGCGGGGACCTGCTCAAGGTAGCAGCTGCTGGACCGGTTGCGGGGTTTTCGCTCGGATTTGGTCTTCTTCTGCTGGGCTTCACGTTACCTCCAAGTGACGGTCTTGGTATCATCGTAGATCCCGCCGTATTTCATCAATCATTTCTTCTTGGTGGTCTTG CAAAACTTATTCTTGGAGATGTTCTAAAAGAAGGAACACAACTATCCATCAACCCTCTGGTTTTGTGGGCTTGGGCTGGTCTCCTGATCAATGCCATCAACAGCATCCCCGCGGGAGAGCTCGACGGTGGCCGCATAGCGCTTGCCATGTGGGGAAGAAAG GTATCATCCCGGCTTGGCAGCGTCACCATTGCGTTGCTCGGGCTCTCGTCGCTCTTCAGCGACGTCGCCTTCTACTGGGCGGTACTCATCTTCTTCCTGCAGAGGGGCCCGATCGCTCCCCTCTCCGAGGAGATAACGGAGCCCGAGAACAGATACATCGGCCTCGGCGTCACCATTTTGTTCCTGGGGCTGCTGGTCTGCCTGCCCTACCCGTTCCTCTTCGACCCTTCGCAAGTTACTGATTTCGACTTCTGA
- the LOC123068501 gene encoding probable zinc metalloprotease EGY2, chloroplastic isoform X4 translates to MSSSPPCPPPSRATSSYGCCCHRPLLASTSAPARSRGARLTLTLRSPSLPPPAGPLSRSGSRRVACRAADEPEPAASNGDEAVADAPSPPADSVVQEDAAAEADSGADNTKDESPNAEPLNSALTSLQNIDRYAKAAADSAAQEQLVEVDVNVASGSPLPGMKLEEAVSIPKATVDILKDQVFSFDTFFVTSHEPYEGGILFKGNLRGVPAKSFEKITTRLENKFGDEFKVFLLINPEDEKPVAVVVPKQTVEPATGSVPEWAAAGAFGVVTIFTLLLRNVPVLQDNLLSTFDNLELLKDGLPGALVTGLIVGVHEIGHILAARDAGVKLSVPYFVPSWQIGSFGGITRIVNIVRNRGDLLKVAAAGPVAGFSLGFGLLLLGFTLPPSDGLGIIVDPAVFHQSFLLGGLAKLILGDVLKEGTQLSINPLVLWAWAGLLINAINSIPAGELDGGRIALAMWGRKVSSRLGSVTIALLGLSSLFSDVAFYWAVLIFFLQRGPIAPLSEEITEPENRYIGLGVTILFLGLLVCLPYPFLFDPSQVTDFDF, encoded by the exons ATGAGCTCTTCTCCTCCTTGCCCGCCGCCGTCGCGGGCCACGTCGTCGTACGGATGCTGCTGCCACCGCCCGCTCCTCGCGTCCACCTCCGCGCCGGCGAGGAGCAGAGGCGCTCGCCTCACGCTCACGCTCCGCTCCCCATCCCTCCCGCCTCCCGCCGGCCCTCTCAGCAG GTCGGGGAGCCGGAGGGTCGCATGCCGAGCGGCCGACGAGCCTGAGCCAGCCGCCAGCAATGGCGACGAGGCTGTGGCTGATGCCCCATCGCCTCCAGCCGACAGTGTTGTCCAAGAAGATGCAGCTGCAGAGGCCGATTCTGGTGCAGACAAT ACGAAAGATGAATCCCCGAATGCAGAGCCGCTAAACTCCGCTCTCACATCGCTTCAGAACATCGACCGGTATGCTAAAGCAGCCGCTGACAGCGCTGCGCAG GAGCAGCTGGTGGAGGTTGATGTTAATGTTGCTAGTGGCTCTCCTTTGCCTGGAATGAAG CTTGAAGAAGCTGTGAGTATCCCCAAGGCTACAGTAGACATCCTAAAGGATCAAGTTTTCAGTTTTGACACGTTCTTCGTGACCAGCCACGAGCCTTATGAG GGTGGAATACTATTTAAAGGGAACTTGCGTGGTGTGCCAgccaaaagttttgaaaagatcaCAACTCGACTAGAG AACAAATTTGGCGATGAATTTAAGGTTTTTCTTCTCATCAATCCAGAGGATGAGAAGCCAGTTGCAGTAGTTGTACCTAAGCAGACAGTGGAGCCTGCCACTGGAT CCGTCCCAGAGTGGGCTGCTGCTGGTGCATTCGGAGTAGTTACCATCTTCACTCTGTTGCTTCGGAATGTACCTGTCCTTCAGGACAACTTGCT ATCAACATTTGATAACCTTGAGCTATTGAAAGATGGACTTCCTGGTGCCTTGGTAACTGGACTCATAGTAGGGGTTCATGAAATTGGACATATCCTTGCTGCTAGGGATGCTGGGGTCAAGCTTTCGGTACCATATTTTGTTCCTAGCTGGCAG ATAGGATCTTTTGGTGGCATCACCAGAATAGTCAATATTGTCCGCAATCGCGGGGACCTGCTCAAGGTAGCAGCTGCTGGACCGGTTGCGGGGTTTTCGCTCGGATTTGGTCTTCTTCTGCTGGGCTTCACGTTACCTCCAAGTGACGGTCTTGGTATCATCGTAGATCCCGCCGTATTTCATCAATCATTTCTTCTTGGTGGTCTTG CAAAACTTATTCTTGGAGATGTTCTAAAAGAAGGAACACAACTATCCATCAACCCTCTGGTTTTGTGGGCTTGGGCTGGTCTCCTGATCAATGCCATCAACAGCATCCCCGCGGGAGAGCTCGACGGTGGCCGCATAGCGCTTGCCATGTGGGGAAGAAAG GTATCATCCCGGCTTGGCAGCGTCACCATTGCGTTGCTCGGGCTCTCGTCGCTCTTCAGCGACGTCGCCTTCTACTGGGCGGTACTCATCTTCTTCCTGCAGAGGGGCCCGATCGCTCCCCTCTCCGAGGAGATAACGGAGCCCGAGAACAGATACATCGGCCTCGGCGTCACCATTTTGTTCCTGGGGCTGCTGGTCTGCCTGCCCTACCCGTTCCTCTTCGACCCTTCGCAAGTTACTGATTTCGACTTCTGA
- the LOC123068501 gene encoding probable zinc metalloprotease EGY2, chloroplastic isoform X3, which yields MSSSPPCPPPSRATSSYGCCCHRPLLASTSAPARSRGARLTLTLRSPSLPPPAGPLSRSGSRRVACRAADEPEPAASNGDEAVADAPSPPADSVVQEDAAAEADSGADNTKDESPNAEPLNSALTSLQNIDRYAKAAADSAAQEQLVEVDVNVASGSPLPGMKQQLEEAVSIPKATVDILKDQVFSFDTFFVTSHEPYEGGILFKGNLRGVPAKSFEKITTRLENKFGDEFKVFLLINPEDEKPVAVVVPKQTVEPATGSVPEWAAAGAFGVVTIFTLLLRNVPVLQDNLLSTFDNLELLKDGLPGALVTGLIVGVHEIGHILAARDAGVKLSVPYFVPSWQIGSFGGITRIVNIVRNRGDLLKVAAAGPVAGFSLGFGLLLLGFTLPPSDGLGIIVDPAVFHQSFLLGGLAKLILGDVLKEGTQLSINPLVLWAWAGLLINAINSIPAGELDGGRIALAMWGRKVSSRLGSVTIALLGLSSLFSDVAFYWAVLIFFLQRGPIAPLSEEITEPENRYIGLGVTILFLGLLVCLPYPFLFDPSQVTDFDF from the exons ATGAGCTCTTCTCCTCCTTGCCCGCCGCCGTCGCGGGCCACGTCGTCGTACGGATGCTGCTGCCACCGCCCGCTCCTCGCGTCCACCTCCGCGCCGGCGAGGAGCAGAGGCGCTCGCCTCACGCTCACGCTCCGCTCCCCATCCCTCCCGCCTCCCGCCGGCCCTCTCAGCAG GTCGGGGAGCCGGAGGGTCGCATGCCGAGCGGCCGACGAGCCTGAGCCAGCCGCCAGCAATGGCGACGAGGCTGTGGCTGATGCCCCATCGCCTCCAGCCGACAGTGTTGTCCAAGAAGATGCAGCTGCAGAGGCCGATTCTGGTGCAGACAAT ACGAAAGATGAATCCCCGAATGCAGAGCCGCTAAACTCCGCTCTCACATCGCTTCAGAACATCGACCGGTATGCTAAAGCAGCCGCTGACAGCGCTGCGCAG GAGCAGCTGGTGGAGGTTGATGTTAATGTTGCTAGTGGCTCTCCTTTGCCTGGAATGAAG CAACAGCTTGAAGAAGCTGTGAGTATCCCCAAGGCTACAGTAGACATCCTAAAGGATCAAGTTTTCAGTTTTGACACGTTCTTCGTGACCAGCCACGAGCCTTATGAG GGTGGAATACTATTTAAAGGGAACTTGCGTGGTGTGCCAgccaaaagttttgaaaagatcaCAACTCGACTAGAG AACAAATTTGGCGATGAATTTAAGGTTTTTCTTCTCATCAATCCAGAGGATGAGAAGCCAGTTGCAGTAGTTGTACCTAAGCAGACAGTGGAGCCTGCCACTGGAT CCGTCCCAGAGTGGGCTGCTGCTGGTGCATTCGGAGTAGTTACCATCTTCACTCTGTTGCTTCGGAATGTACCTGTCCTTCAGGACAACTTGCT ATCAACATTTGATAACCTTGAGCTATTGAAAGATGGACTTCCTGGTGCCTTGGTAACTGGACTCATAGTAGGGGTTCATGAAATTGGACATATCCTTGCTGCTAGGGATGCTGGGGTCAAGCTTTCGGTACCATATTTTGTTCCTAGCTGGCAG ATAGGATCTTTTGGTGGCATCACCAGAATAGTCAATATTGTCCGCAATCGCGGGGACCTGCTCAAGGTAGCAGCTGCTGGACCGGTTGCGGGGTTTTCGCTCGGATTTGGTCTTCTTCTGCTGGGCTTCACGTTACCTCCAAGTGACGGTCTTGGTATCATCGTAGATCCCGCCGTATTTCATCAATCATTTCTTCTTGGTGGTCTTG CAAAACTTATTCTTGGAGATGTTCTAAAAGAAGGAACACAACTATCCATCAACCCTCTGGTTTTGTGGGCTTGGGCTGGTCTCCTGATCAATGCCATCAACAGCATCCCCGCGGGAGAGCTCGACGGTGGCCGCATAGCGCTTGCCATGTGGGGAAGAAAG GTATCATCCCGGCTTGGCAGCGTCACCATTGCGTTGCTCGGGCTCTCGTCGCTCTTCAGCGACGTCGCCTTCTACTGGGCGGTACTCATCTTCTTCCTGCAGAGGGGCCCGATCGCTCCCCTCTCCGAGGAGATAACGGAGCCCGAGAACAGATACATCGGCCTCGGCGTCACCATTTTGTTCCTGGGGCTGCTGGTCTGCCTGCCCTACCCGTTCCTCTTCGACCCTTCGCAAGTTACTGATTTCGACTTCTGA
- the LOC123068501 gene encoding probable zinc metalloprotease EGY2, chloroplastic isoform X5 — MATRLWLMPHRLQPTVLSKKMQLQRPILVQTIFPMPHQTKDESPNAEPLNSALTSLQNIDRYAKAAADSAAQTKDESPNAEPVSAAVTSLQNIDRYVNAAADSTAQTKDESPNAEPVSASDTVQNIDGDATAAADSAAQEQLVEVDVNVASGSPLPGMKQQLEEAVSIPKATVDILKDQVFSFDTFFVTSHEPYEGGILFKGNLRGVPAKSFEKITTRLENKFGDEFKVFLLINPEDEKPVAVVVPKQTVEPATGSVPEWAAAGAFGVVTIFTLLLRNVPVLQDNLLSTFDNLELLKDGLPGALVTGLIVGVHEIGHILAARDAGVKLSVPYFVPSWQIGSFGGITRIVNIVRNRGDLLKVAAAGPVAGFSLGFGLLLLGFTLPPSDGLGIIVDPAVFHQSFLLGGLAKLILGDVLKEGTQLSINPLVLWAWAGLLINAINSIPAGELDGGRIALAMWGRKVSSRLGSVTIALLGLSSLFSDVAFYWAVLIFFLQRGPIAPLSEEITEPENRYIGLGVTILFLGLLVCLPYPFLFDPSQVTDFDF, encoded by the exons ATGGCGACGAGGCTGTGGCTGATGCCCCATCGCCTCCAGCCGACAGTGTTGTCCAAGAAGATGCAGCTGCAGAGGCCGATTCTGGTGCAGACAAT CTTTCCCATGCCTCACCAGACGAAAGATGAATCCCCGAATGCAGAGCCGCTAAACTCCGCTCTCACATCGCTTCAGAACATCGACCGGTATGCTAAAGCAGCCGCTGACAGCGCTGCGCAG ACGAAAGATGAATCCCCGAATGCAGAGCCGGTAAGCGCCGCTGTCACATCACTTCAGAACATCGACCGGTATGTCAATGCAGCCGCTGACAGCACTGCGCAG ACGAAAGATGAATCCCCGAATGCAGAGCCGGTAAGCGCTAGCGACACGGTTCAGAACATCGACGGAGATGCGACTGCAGCCGCTGACAGCGCTGCGCAG GAGCAGCTGGTGGAGGTTGATGTTAATGTTGCTAGTGGCTCTCCTTTGCCTGGAATGAAG CAACAGCTTGAAGAAGCTGTGAGTATCCCCAAGGCTACAGTAGACATCCTAAAGGATCAAGTTTTCAGTTTTGACACGTTCTTCGTGACCAGCCACGAGCCTTATGAG GGTGGAATACTATTTAAAGGGAACTTGCGTGGTGTGCCAgccaaaagttttgaaaagatcaCAACTCGACTAGAG AACAAATTTGGCGATGAATTTAAGGTTTTTCTTCTCATCAATCCAGAGGATGAGAAGCCAGTTGCAGTAGTTGTACCTAAGCAGACAGTGGAGCCTGCCACTGGAT CCGTCCCAGAGTGGGCTGCTGCTGGTGCATTCGGAGTAGTTACCATCTTCACTCTGTTGCTTCGGAATGTACCTGTCCTTCAGGACAACTTGCT ATCAACATTTGATAACCTTGAGCTATTGAAAGATGGACTTCCTGGTGCCTTGGTAACTGGACTCATAGTAGGGGTTCATGAAATTGGACATATCCTTGCTGCTAGGGATGCTGGGGTCAAGCTTTCGGTACCATATTTTGTTCCTAGCTGGCAG ATAGGATCTTTTGGTGGCATCACCAGAATAGTCAATATTGTCCGCAATCGCGGGGACCTGCTCAAGGTAGCAGCTGCTGGACCGGTTGCGGGGTTTTCGCTCGGATTTGGTCTTCTTCTGCTGGGCTTCACGTTACCTCCAAGTGACGGTCTTGGTATCATCGTAGATCCCGCCGTATTTCATCAATCATTTCTTCTTGGTGGTCTTG CAAAACTTATTCTTGGAGATGTTCTAAAAGAAGGAACACAACTATCCATCAACCCTCTGGTTTTGTGGGCTTGGGCTGGTCTCCTGATCAATGCCATCAACAGCATCCCCGCGGGAGAGCTCGACGGTGGCCGCATAGCGCTTGCCATGTGGGGAAGAAAG GTATCATCCCGGCTTGGCAGCGTCACCATTGCGTTGCTCGGGCTCTCGTCGCTCTTCAGCGACGTCGCCTTCTACTGGGCGGTACTCATCTTCTTCCTGCAGAGGGGCCCGATCGCTCCCCTCTCCGAGGAGATAACGGAGCCCGAGAACAGATACATCGGCCTCGGCGTCACCATTTTGTTCCTGGGGCTGCTGGTCTGCCTGCCCTACCCGTTCCTCTTCGACCCTTCGCAAGTTACTGATTTCGACTTCTGA